In the Sebastes fasciatus isolate fSebFas1 chromosome 20, fSebFas1.pri, whole genome shotgun sequence genome, one interval contains:
- the LOC141758340 gene encoding uncharacterized protein LOC141758340 isoform X2 produces MSSGQSLGGLDASVRWLNEESLPDSTLFDVTCDSALPATLVTAGSVESRFTFLQTSQLSSSTNLNTTGQTPCPQKKTLDLLQSNVSSPKAENETFDTKLSVQNGTKMFSETSSSDTSSDKENNSEVHSPGLPKHNWKTASTDPDDMMVDPPENMYAPELWMDFQRSPEITLLDVTRDPELPQGGELSTMYTQGSVFENSRPLLEPSEPNTVKIQTSADDTFGTHPANFTHDISSSSDKSVQCAASQSSISDVQCNTSSKTVTSELHGEPVLTSNAVEANSEEPLSSHDAESTSKEPQPSPKTSESVNNTFTSLQPSQLSSSADSNTTAQNKTLDISPSNVNSPKAESEATDQAISVSNNSTETSLVINQNSSAVKAGGSCDMQNATFDRHSLQKSSANTILGDAGAATFCLQNNTFDTKPPSKQNGTITLSETGSSDSPQNTFDKPSPLKGYNATSSPKENNSEVHPPEVSKHNGTPASTDPNAKTADTPESTFEVNPAVEVATGAGETQGLSQSCLPLTDGLSDNSESILTNQNMDTEDNKASAFDPLITSTPMISCKIVNFNTQREEGKIIVAQKKLYGDGPSKPDGQVPSDVPSNIACDRKTFLTQPAAKSLLPPPKAASQLLRHKPASALPGRFEMLTSGLPMTRQRTQAEALRSTTAPDTLQTTGISSSYKLRATTTGSKQTNSSLQRPRLSSMPSGIQRAATGLRPPLLRSNTQAASSTNKLHGPTATNPVMRTSQAKKQPLTRGEAFPIAKRKKMDTPLPPSCTEFSITSCDAANGSKNLKPPTATKRALPAKTQRDDAAVPASTAAEISTSCNVSRARALKQPATSHRAQLAKPRGHGCANCVVLEQQLKMQSEEIRRLKEELLEKSKQEEDLYF; encoded by the exons ATGTCTTCTGGGCAGTCATTAGGTGGCTTGGATGCTTCTGTGCGCTGGCTGAATGAGGAATCCTTGCCGGATAGTACCCTCTTTGATGTTACATGTGATTCAGCTCTTCCTGCTACACTTGTAACAGCTGGGTCGGTGGAAAGTAGGTTTACCTTTCTCCAGACCTCCCAGTTGAGTTCCTCCACCAATTTAAACACCACTGGTCAAACACCCTGCCCTCAGAAAAAGACCCTGGATCTTCTCCAGTCTAATGTGAGCAGTCCCAAAGCGGAGAATGAAACTTTCGACACTAAACTTTCTGTACAGAATGGCAcaaaaatgttctcagaaacgaGCTCAAGTGATACTTCGAGTGATAAAGAAAACAATTCTGAAGTCCACTCTCCTGGACTGCCTAAACATAATTGGAAAACAGCTAGTACAGACCCTGATGACATGATGGTTGACCCCCCTGAGAATATGTATGCTCCGGAGCTTTGGATGGATTTCCAACGCTCCCCAGAAATCACTCTCCTTGATGTTACACGTGATCCAGAGCTACCACAAGGAGGGGAATTATCCACCATGTACACACAGGGTAGTGTTTTTGAAAACAGTAGGCCTTTGTTGGAGCCCAGTGAACCAAACACGGTGAAGATTCAAACGTCAGCTGATGACACATTTGGTACCCATCCTGCTAATTTTACTCACGACATAAGCTCCTCGAGTGACAAGTCTGTTCAGTGTGCTGCATCACAGTCCTCTATTTCTGATGTGCAGTGCAACACTAGTTCAAAGACTGTCACGTCTGAGCTTCATGGTGAACCTGTGCTGACCTCTAATGCTGTGGAAGCTAACAGTGAAGAGCCACTTAGCAGCCATGACGCCGAGTCGACCAGCAAGGAGCCACAACCAAGCCCAAAAACATCTGAGTCTGTGAACAACACGTTTACCTCTCTCCAGCCCTCCCAGTTGAGTTCCTCCGCCGATTCAAACACCACTGCTCAAAATAAGACACTGGATATCTCCCCATCTAATGTAAACAGTCCCAAAGCGGAGAGTGAGGCTACAGATCAGGCTATTTCAGTCTCTAACAACAGCACCGAAACTTCCCTTGTTATAAATCAAAATAGCTCCGCTGTAAAGGCAGGTGGTTCATGTGATATGCAGAACGCCACTTTTGATAGACATTCTCTTCAAAAATCCAGCGCCAATACTATTTTAGGGGACGCTGGTGCTGCAACCTTTTGTCTCCAAAACAACACTTTCGACACTAAACCCCCTTCAAAGCAGAATGGCACCATAACTTTGTCAGAAACAGGCTCAAGTGACAGTCCCCAGAACACTTTCGACAAGCCTTCTCCCCTTAAGGGCTATAATGCAACGAGTAGCCCGAAAGAAAACAATTCTGAAGTCCACCCTCCTGAAGTGTCGAAACATAATGGGACACCTGCTAGTACAGACCCTAATGCCAAGACGGCTGACACACCTGAGAGCACGTTTGAAGTTAATCCAGCTGTTGAGGTGGCTACCGGAGCTGGTGAGACTCAGGGTCTTTCACAATCATGTCTGCCTTTAACAGACGGTCTTTCTGACAATTCAGAATCAATTCtaacaaatcaaaacatggaTACGGAGGACAACAAAGCAAGCGCATTCGACCCTTTGATCACTTCAACACCAATGATTAGCTGTAAAATTGTTAACTTTAACACTCAACGGGAGGAGGGCAAAATCATAGTAGCACAGAAAAAACTGTACGGGGATGGCCCCAGTAAGCCAGATGGTCAGGTGCCGTCAGACGTTCCGTCAAACATCGCCTGCGATCGAAAAACGTTCTTGACGCAGCCAGCTGCTAAATCCCTTTTGCCTCCTCCGAAAGCTGCATCCCAGTTGTTGAGACACAAGCCGGCCTCTGCACTTCCAGGAAGGTTTGAGATGTTGACGTCAGGCCTGCCCATGACGAGACAGAGAACCCAAGCCGAAGCTTTGAGAAGTACGACTGCTCCTGATACACTCCAG ACCACAGGAATATCAAGCTCTTACAAGTTACGTGCTACAACAACAG GATCCAAGCAAACCAATTCGAGTTTGCAGAGACCTCGGTTGAGCAGCATGCCGTCTGGCATCCAGAGAGCTGCGACGGGTCTCAGGCCGCCATTGCTGAGAAGCAACACACAAGCTGCTTCAAGCACTAACAAACTCCATGGACCCACAG CTACTAACCCTGTGATGAGGACTTCTCAAGCAAAGAAGCAACCCTTAACTAGAGGTGAAGCTTTTCCAATagcaaagaggaagaaaatgg ATACTCCATTACCACCCAGTTGCACTGAATTCTCAATAACTTCCTGTGATGCTGCAAACGGAAGCAAAAACCTGAAACCGCCCACCGCCACTAAGAGAGCTTTGCCAGCTAAAACTCAAAGGGACG ATGCTGCAGTGCCAGCCAGTACTGCTGCGGAAATCTCAACATCTTGCAATGTTAGTAGAGCCAGAGCCCTGAAACAGCCTGCGACCAGCCATAGAGCTCAGCTAGCTAAACCCAGAGGCCACG GTTGTGCCAACTGCGTCGTGCTTGAACAGCAACTCAAAATGCAGTCAGAAGAAATAAGGAGACTGAAAGAAG agctgctGGAGAAAAGTAAACAAGAGGAagatctttatttttaa
- the LOC141758340 gene encoding uncharacterized protein LOC141758340 isoform X4: protein MSSGQSLGGLDASVRWLNEESLPDSTLFDVTCDSALPATLVTAGSVESRFTFLQTSQLSSSTNLNTTGQTPCPQKKTLDLLQSNVSSPKAENETFDTKLSVQNGTKMFSETSSSDTSSDKENNSEVHSPGLPKHNWKTASTDPDDMMVDPPENMYAPELWMDFQRSPEITLLDVTRDPELPQGGELSTMYTQGSVFENSRPLLEPSEPNTVKIQTSADDTFGTHPANFTHDISSSSDKSVQCAASQSSISDVQCNTSSKTVTSELHGEPVLTSNAVEANSEEPLSSHDAESTSKEPQPSPKTSESVNNTFTSLQPSQLSSSADSNTTAQNKTLDISPSNVNSPKAESEATDQAISVSNNSTETSLVINQNSSAVKAGGSCDMQNATFDRHSLQKSSANTILGDAGAATFCLQNNTFDTKPPSKQNGTITLSETGSSDSPQNTFDKPSPLKGYNATSSPKENNSEVHPPEVSKHNGTPASTDPNAKTADTPESTFEVNPAVEVATGAGETQGLSQSCLPLTDGLSDNSESILTNQNMDTEDNKASAFDPLITSTPMISCKIVNFNTQREEGKIIVAQKKLYGDGPSKPDGQVPSDVPSNIACDRKTFLTQPAAKSLLPPPKAASQLLRHKPASALPGRFEMLTSGLPMTRQRTQAEALRSTTAPDTLQTTGISSSYKLRATTTGSKQTNSSLQRPRLSSMPSGIQRAATGLRPPLLRSNTQAASSTNKLHGPTATNPVMRTSQAKKQPLTRDTPLPPSCTEFSITSCDAANGSKNLKPPTATKRALPAKTQRDDAAVPASTAAEISTSCNVSRARALKQPATSHRAQLAKPRGHGCANCVVLEQQLKMQSEEIRRLKEELLEKSKQEEDLYF, encoded by the exons ATGTCTTCTGGGCAGTCATTAGGTGGCTTGGATGCTTCTGTGCGCTGGCTGAATGAGGAATCCTTGCCGGATAGTACCCTCTTTGATGTTACATGTGATTCAGCTCTTCCTGCTACACTTGTAACAGCTGGGTCGGTGGAAAGTAGGTTTACCTTTCTCCAGACCTCCCAGTTGAGTTCCTCCACCAATTTAAACACCACTGGTCAAACACCCTGCCCTCAGAAAAAGACCCTGGATCTTCTCCAGTCTAATGTGAGCAGTCCCAAAGCGGAGAATGAAACTTTCGACACTAAACTTTCTGTACAGAATGGCAcaaaaatgttctcagaaacgaGCTCAAGTGATACTTCGAGTGATAAAGAAAACAATTCTGAAGTCCACTCTCCTGGACTGCCTAAACATAATTGGAAAACAGCTAGTACAGACCCTGATGACATGATGGTTGACCCCCCTGAGAATATGTATGCTCCGGAGCTTTGGATGGATTTCCAACGCTCCCCAGAAATCACTCTCCTTGATGTTACACGTGATCCAGAGCTACCACAAGGAGGGGAATTATCCACCATGTACACACAGGGTAGTGTTTTTGAAAACAGTAGGCCTTTGTTGGAGCCCAGTGAACCAAACACGGTGAAGATTCAAACGTCAGCTGATGACACATTTGGTACCCATCCTGCTAATTTTACTCACGACATAAGCTCCTCGAGTGACAAGTCTGTTCAGTGTGCTGCATCACAGTCCTCTATTTCTGATGTGCAGTGCAACACTAGTTCAAAGACTGTCACGTCTGAGCTTCATGGTGAACCTGTGCTGACCTCTAATGCTGTGGAAGCTAACAGTGAAGAGCCACTTAGCAGCCATGACGCCGAGTCGACCAGCAAGGAGCCACAACCAAGCCCAAAAACATCTGAGTCTGTGAACAACACGTTTACCTCTCTCCAGCCCTCCCAGTTGAGTTCCTCCGCCGATTCAAACACCACTGCTCAAAATAAGACACTGGATATCTCCCCATCTAATGTAAACAGTCCCAAAGCGGAGAGTGAGGCTACAGATCAGGCTATTTCAGTCTCTAACAACAGCACCGAAACTTCCCTTGTTATAAATCAAAATAGCTCCGCTGTAAAGGCAGGTGGTTCATGTGATATGCAGAACGCCACTTTTGATAGACATTCTCTTCAAAAATCCAGCGCCAATACTATTTTAGGGGACGCTGGTGCTGCAACCTTTTGTCTCCAAAACAACACTTTCGACACTAAACCCCCTTCAAAGCAGAATGGCACCATAACTTTGTCAGAAACAGGCTCAAGTGACAGTCCCCAGAACACTTTCGACAAGCCTTCTCCCCTTAAGGGCTATAATGCAACGAGTAGCCCGAAAGAAAACAATTCTGAAGTCCACCCTCCTGAAGTGTCGAAACATAATGGGACACCTGCTAGTACAGACCCTAATGCCAAGACGGCTGACACACCTGAGAGCACGTTTGAAGTTAATCCAGCTGTTGAGGTGGCTACCGGAGCTGGTGAGACTCAGGGTCTTTCACAATCATGTCTGCCTTTAACAGACGGTCTTTCTGACAATTCAGAATCAATTCtaacaaatcaaaacatggaTACGGAGGACAACAAAGCAAGCGCATTCGACCCTTTGATCACTTCAACACCAATGATTAGCTGTAAAATTGTTAACTTTAACACTCAACGGGAGGAGGGCAAAATCATAGTAGCACAGAAAAAACTGTACGGGGATGGCCCCAGTAAGCCAGATGGTCAGGTGCCGTCAGACGTTCCGTCAAACATCGCCTGCGATCGAAAAACGTTCTTGACGCAGCCAGCTGCTAAATCCCTTTTGCCTCCTCCGAAAGCTGCATCCCAGTTGTTGAGACACAAGCCGGCCTCTGCACTTCCAGGAAGGTTTGAGATGTTGACGTCAGGCCTGCCCATGACGAGACAGAGAACCCAAGCCGAAGCTTTGAGAAGTACGACTGCTCCTGATACACTCCAG ACCACAGGAATATCAAGCTCTTACAAGTTACGTGCTACAACAACAG GATCCAAGCAAACCAATTCGAGTTTGCAGAGACCTCGGTTGAGCAGCATGCCGTCTGGCATCCAGAGAGCTGCGACGGGTCTCAGGCCGCCATTGCTGAGAAGCAACACACAAGCTGCTTCAAGCACTAACAAACTCCATGGACCCACAG CTACTAACCCTGTGATGAGGACTTCTCAAGCAAAGAAGCAACCCTTAACTAGAG ATACTCCATTACCACCCAGTTGCACTGAATTCTCAATAACTTCCTGTGATGCTGCAAACGGAAGCAAAAACCTGAAACCGCCCACCGCCACTAAGAGAGCTTTGCCAGCTAAAACTCAAAGGGACG ATGCTGCAGTGCCAGCCAGTACTGCTGCGGAAATCTCAACATCTTGCAATGTTAGTAGAGCCAGAGCCCTGAAACAGCCTGCGACCAGCCATAGAGCTCAGCTAGCTAAACCCAGAGGCCACG GTTGTGCCAACTGCGTCGTGCTTGAACAGCAACTCAAAATGCAGTCAGAAGAAATAAGGAGACTGAAAGAAG agctgctGGAGAAAAGTAAACAAGAGGAagatctttatttttaa
- the LOC141758340 gene encoding uncharacterized protein LOC141758340 isoform X1, with product MSSGQSLGGLDASVRWLNEESLPDSTLFDVTCDSALPATLVTAGSVESRFTFLQTSQLSSSTNLNTTGQTPCPQKKTLDLLQSNVSSPKAENETFDTKLSVQNGTKMFSETSSSDTSSDKENNSEVHSPGLPKHNWKTASTDPDDMMVDPPENMYAPELWMDFQRSPEITLLDVTRDPELPQGGELSTMYTQGSVFENSRPLLEPSEPNTVKIQTSADDTFGTHPANFTHDISSSSDKSVQCAASQSSISDVQCNTSSKTVTSELHGEPVLTSNAVEANSEEPLSSHDAESTSKEPQPSPKTSESVNNTFTSLQPSQLSSSADSNTTAQNKTLDISPSNVNSPKAESEATDQAISVSNNSTETSLVINQNSSAVKAGGSCDMQNATFDRHSLQKSSANTILGDAGAATFCLQNNTFDTKPPSKQNGTITLSETGSSDSPQNTFDKPSPLKGYNATSSPKENNSEVHPPEVSKHNGTPASTDPNAKTADTPESTFEVNPAVEVATGAGETQGLSQSCLPLTDGLSDNSESILTNQNMDTEDNKASAFDPLITSTPMISCKIVNFNTQREEGKIIVAQKKLYGDGPSKPDGQVPSDVPSNIACDRKTFLTQPAAKSLLPPPKAASQLLRHKPASALPGRFEMLTSGLPMTRQRTQAEALRSTTAPDTLQTTGISSSYKLRATTTGSKQTNSSLQRPRLSSMPSGIQRAATGLRPPLLRSNTQAASSTNKLHGPTAATNPVMRTSQAKKQPLTRGEAFPIAKRKKMDTPLPPSCTEFSITSCDAANGSKNLKPPTATKRALPAKTQRDDAAVPASTAAEISTSCNVSRARALKQPATSHRAQLAKPRGHGCANCVVLEQQLKMQSEEIRRLKEELLEKSKQEEDLYF from the exons ATGTCTTCTGGGCAGTCATTAGGTGGCTTGGATGCTTCTGTGCGCTGGCTGAATGAGGAATCCTTGCCGGATAGTACCCTCTTTGATGTTACATGTGATTCAGCTCTTCCTGCTACACTTGTAACAGCTGGGTCGGTGGAAAGTAGGTTTACCTTTCTCCAGACCTCCCAGTTGAGTTCCTCCACCAATTTAAACACCACTGGTCAAACACCCTGCCCTCAGAAAAAGACCCTGGATCTTCTCCAGTCTAATGTGAGCAGTCCCAAAGCGGAGAATGAAACTTTCGACACTAAACTTTCTGTACAGAATGGCAcaaaaatgttctcagaaacgaGCTCAAGTGATACTTCGAGTGATAAAGAAAACAATTCTGAAGTCCACTCTCCTGGACTGCCTAAACATAATTGGAAAACAGCTAGTACAGACCCTGATGACATGATGGTTGACCCCCCTGAGAATATGTATGCTCCGGAGCTTTGGATGGATTTCCAACGCTCCCCAGAAATCACTCTCCTTGATGTTACACGTGATCCAGAGCTACCACAAGGAGGGGAATTATCCACCATGTACACACAGGGTAGTGTTTTTGAAAACAGTAGGCCTTTGTTGGAGCCCAGTGAACCAAACACGGTGAAGATTCAAACGTCAGCTGATGACACATTTGGTACCCATCCTGCTAATTTTACTCACGACATAAGCTCCTCGAGTGACAAGTCTGTTCAGTGTGCTGCATCACAGTCCTCTATTTCTGATGTGCAGTGCAACACTAGTTCAAAGACTGTCACGTCTGAGCTTCATGGTGAACCTGTGCTGACCTCTAATGCTGTGGAAGCTAACAGTGAAGAGCCACTTAGCAGCCATGACGCCGAGTCGACCAGCAAGGAGCCACAACCAAGCCCAAAAACATCTGAGTCTGTGAACAACACGTTTACCTCTCTCCAGCCCTCCCAGTTGAGTTCCTCCGCCGATTCAAACACCACTGCTCAAAATAAGACACTGGATATCTCCCCATCTAATGTAAACAGTCCCAAAGCGGAGAGTGAGGCTACAGATCAGGCTATTTCAGTCTCTAACAACAGCACCGAAACTTCCCTTGTTATAAATCAAAATAGCTCCGCTGTAAAGGCAGGTGGTTCATGTGATATGCAGAACGCCACTTTTGATAGACATTCTCTTCAAAAATCCAGCGCCAATACTATTTTAGGGGACGCTGGTGCTGCAACCTTTTGTCTCCAAAACAACACTTTCGACACTAAACCCCCTTCAAAGCAGAATGGCACCATAACTTTGTCAGAAACAGGCTCAAGTGACAGTCCCCAGAACACTTTCGACAAGCCTTCTCCCCTTAAGGGCTATAATGCAACGAGTAGCCCGAAAGAAAACAATTCTGAAGTCCACCCTCCTGAAGTGTCGAAACATAATGGGACACCTGCTAGTACAGACCCTAATGCCAAGACGGCTGACACACCTGAGAGCACGTTTGAAGTTAATCCAGCTGTTGAGGTGGCTACCGGAGCTGGTGAGACTCAGGGTCTTTCACAATCATGTCTGCCTTTAACAGACGGTCTTTCTGACAATTCAGAATCAATTCtaacaaatcaaaacatggaTACGGAGGACAACAAAGCAAGCGCATTCGACCCTTTGATCACTTCAACACCAATGATTAGCTGTAAAATTGTTAACTTTAACACTCAACGGGAGGAGGGCAAAATCATAGTAGCACAGAAAAAACTGTACGGGGATGGCCCCAGTAAGCCAGATGGTCAGGTGCCGTCAGACGTTCCGTCAAACATCGCCTGCGATCGAAAAACGTTCTTGACGCAGCCAGCTGCTAAATCCCTTTTGCCTCCTCCGAAAGCTGCATCCCAGTTGTTGAGACACAAGCCGGCCTCTGCACTTCCAGGAAGGTTTGAGATGTTGACGTCAGGCCTGCCCATGACGAGACAGAGAACCCAAGCCGAAGCTTTGAGAAGTACGACTGCTCCTGATACACTCCAG ACCACAGGAATATCAAGCTCTTACAAGTTACGTGCTACAACAACAG GATCCAAGCAAACCAATTCGAGTTTGCAGAGACCTCGGTTGAGCAGCATGCCGTCTGGCATCCAGAGAGCTGCGACGGGTCTCAGGCCGCCATTGCTGAGAAGCAACACACAAGCTGCTTCAAGCACTAACAAACTCCATGGACCCACAG CAGCTACTAACCCTGTGATGAGGACTTCTCAAGCAAAGAAGCAACCCTTAACTAGAGGTGAAGCTTTTCCAATagcaaagaggaagaaaatgg ATACTCCATTACCACCCAGTTGCACTGAATTCTCAATAACTTCCTGTGATGCTGCAAACGGAAGCAAAAACCTGAAACCGCCCACCGCCACTAAGAGAGCTTTGCCAGCTAAAACTCAAAGGGACG ATGCTGCAGTGCCAGCCAGTACTGCTGCGGAAATCTCAACATCTTGCAATGTTAGTAGAGCCAGAGCCCTGAAACAGCCTGCGACCAGCCATAGAGCTCAGCTAGCTAAACCCAGAGGCCACG GTTGTGCCAACTGCGTCGTGCTTGAACAGCAACTCAAAATGCAGTCAGAAGAAATAAGGAGACTGAAAGAAG agctgctGGAGAAAAGTAAACAAGAGGAagatctttatttttaa
- the LOC141758340 gene encoding uncharacterized protein LOC141758340 isoform X3 → MSSGQSLGGLDASVRWLNEESLPDSTLFDVTCDSALPATLVTAGSVESRFTFLQTSQLSSSTNLNTTGQTPCPQKKTLDLLQSNVSSPKAENETFDTKLSVQNGTKMFSETSSSDTSSDKENNSEVHSPGLPKHNWKTASTDPDDMMVDPPENMYAPELWMDFQRSPEITLLDVTRDPELPQGGELSTMYTQGSVFENSRPLLEPSEPNTVKIQTSADDTFGTHPANFTHDISSSSDKSVQCAASQSSISDVQCNTSSKTVTSELHGEPVLTSNAVEANSEEPLSSHDAESTSKEPQPSPKTSESVNNTFTSLQPSQLSSSADSNTTAQNKTLDISPSNVNSPKAESEATDQAISVSNNSTETSLVINQNSSAVKAGGSCDMQNATFDRHSLQKSSANTILGDAGAATFCLQNNTFDTKPPSKQNGTITLSETGSSDSPQNTFDKPSPLKGYNATSSPKENNSEVHPPEVSKHNGTPASTDPNAKTADTPESTFEVNPAVEVATGAGETQGLSQSCLPLTDGLSDNSESILTNQNMDTEDNKASAFDPLITSTPMISCKIVNFNTQREEGKIIVAQKKLYGDGPSKPDGQVPSDVPSNIACDRKTFLTQPAAKSLLPPPKAASQLLRHKPASALPGRFEMLTSGLPMTRQRTQAEALRSTTAPDTLQTTGISSSYKLRATTTGSKQTNSSLQRPRLSSMPSGIQRAATGLRPPLLRSNTQAASSTNKLHGPTAATNPVMRTSQAKKQPLTRDTPLPPSCTEFSITSCDAANGSKNLKPPTATKRALPAKTQRDDAAVPASTAAEISTSCNVSRARALKQPATSHRAQLAKPRGHGCANCVVLEQQLKMQSEEIRRLKEELLEKSKQEEDLYF, encoded by the exons ATGTCTTCTGGGCAGTCATTAGGTGGCTTGGATGCTTCTGTGCGCTGGCTGAATGAGGAATCCTTGCCGGATAGTACCCTCTTTGATGTTACATGTGATTCAGCTCTTCCTGCTACACTTGTAACAGCTGGGTCGGTGGAAAGTAGGTTTACCTTTCTCCAGACCTCCCAGTTGAGTTCCTCCACCAATTTAAACACCACTGGTCAAACACCCTGCCCTCAGAAAAAGACCCTGGATCTTCTCCAGTCTAATGTGAGCAGTCCCAAAGCGGAGAATGAAACTTTCGACACTAAACTTTCTGTACAGAATGGCAcaaaaatgttctcagaaacgaGCTCAAGTGATACTTCGAGTGATAAAGAAAACAATTCTGAAGTCCACTCTCCTGGACTGCCTAAACATAATTGGAAAACAGCTAGTACAGACCCTGATGACATGATGGTTGACCCCCCTGAGAATATGTATGCTCCGGAGCTTTGGATGGATTTCCAACGCTCCCCAGAAATCACTCTCCTTGATGTTACACGTGATCCAGAGCTACCACAAGGAGGGGAATTATCCACCATGTACACACAGGGTAGTGTTTTTGAAAACAGTAGGCCTTTGTTGGAGCCCAGTGAACCAAACACGGTGAAGATTCAAACGTCAGCTGATGACACATTTGGTACCCATCCTGCTAATTTTACTCACGACATAAGCTCCTCGAGTGACAAGTCTGTTCAGTGTGCTGCATCACAGTCCTCTATTTCTGATGTGCAGTGCAACACTAGTTCAAAGACTGTCACGTCTGAGCTTCATGGTGAACCTGTGCTGACCTCTAATGCTGTGGAAGCTAACAGTGAAGAGCCACTTAGCAGCCATGACGCCGAGTCGACCAGCAAGGAGCCACAACCAAGCCCAAAAACATCTGAGTCTGTGAACAACACGTTTACCTCTCTCCAGCCCTCCCAGTTGAGTTCCTCCGCCGATTCAAACACCACTGCTCAAAATAAGACACTGGATATCTCCCCATCTAATGTAAACAGTCCCAAAGCGGAGAGTGAGGCTACAGATCAGGCTATTTCAGTCTCTAACAACAGCACCGAAACTTCCCTTGTTATAAATCAAAATAGCTCCGCTGTAAAGGCAGGTGGTTCATGTGATATGCAGAACGCCACTTTTGATAGACATTCTCTTCAAAAATCCAGCGCCAATACTATTTTAGGGGACGCTGGTGCTGCAACCTTTTGTCTCCAAAACAACACTTTCGACACTAAACCCCCTTCAAAGCAGAATGGCACCATAACTTTGTCAGAAACAGGCTCAAGTGACAGTCCCCAGAACACTTTCGACAAGCCTTCTCCCCTTAAGGGCTATAATGCAACGAGTAGCCCGAAAGAAAACAATTCTGAAGTCCACCCTCCTGAAGTGTCGAAACATAATGGGACACCTGCTAGTACAGACCCTAATGCCAAGACGGCTGACACACCTGAGAGCACGTTTGAAGTTAATCCAGCTGTTGAGGTGGCTACCGGAGCTGGTGAGACTCAGGGTCTTTCACAATCATGTCTGCCTTTAACAGACGGTCTTTCTGACAATTCAGAATCAATTCtaacaaatcaaaacatggaTACGGAGGACAACAAAGCAAGCGCATTCGACCCTTTGATCACTTCAACACCAATGATTAGCTGTAAAATTGTTAACTTTAACACTCAACGGGAGGAGGGCAAAATCATAGTAGCACAGAAAAAACTGTACGGGGATGGCCCCAGTAAGCCAGATGGTCAGGTGCCGTCAGACGTTCCGTCAAACATCGCCTGCGATCGAAAAACGTTCTTGACGCAGCCAGCTGCTAAATCCCTTTTGCCTCCTCCGAAAGCTGCATCCCAGTTGTTGAGACACAAGCCGGCCTCTGCACTTCCAGGAAGGTTTGAGATGTTGACGTCAGGCCTGCCCATGACGAGACAGAGAACCCAAGCCGAAGCTTTGAGAAGTACGACTGCTCCTGATACACTCCAG ACCACAGGAATATCAAGCTCTTACAAGTTACGTGCTACAACAACAG GATCCAAGCAAACCAATTCGAGTTTGCAGAGACCTCGGTTGAGCAGCATGCCGTCTGGCATCCAGAGAGCTGCGACGGGTCTCAGGCCGCCATTGCTGAGAAGCAACACACAAGCTGCTTCAAGCACTAACAAACTCCATGGACCCACAG CAGCTACTAACCCTGTGATGAGGACTTCTCAAGCAAAGAAGCAACCCTTAACTAGAG ATACTCCATTACCACCCAGTTGCACTGAATTCTCAATAACTTCCTGTGATGCTGCAAACGGAAGCAAAAACCTGAAACCGCCCACCGCCACTAAGAGAGCTTTGCCAGCTAAAACTCAAAGGGACG ATGCTGCAGTGCCAGCCAGTACTGCTGCGGAAATCTCAACATCTTGCAATGTTAGTAGAGCCAGAGCCCTGAAACAGCCTGCGACCAGCCATAGAGCTCAGCTAGCTAAACCCAGAGGCCACG GTTGTGCCAACTGCGTCGTGCTTGAACAGCAACTCAAAATGCAGTCAGAAGAAATAAGGAGACTGAAAGAAG agctgctGGAGAAAAGTAAACAAGAGGAagatctttatttttaa